The Thioalkalivibrio thiocyanodenitrificans ARhD 1 nucleotide sequence AGTACTCGCGCGACGCGCGCTACGCCTACGTGTTCGGGCGCGACGGCGGCCTCACCCAGTTGGACCTGCTCACCCGGCGCATCACCAATCGCATCATCCAGTCGGGCAACAGCATCGGCGGCGCCATCTCCCAGGACGGCCGCCTGCTGGCCGTGGCCAACTACGACCCCGGCGGCGTGAAGGTCTTCGACGCGCGCACCCTGGAACTGGTGGCCGACATCCCGGCGGTGGACGACAAGGGCGAGCGTTCCAAGGTGGTGGGGCTGGTGGATGCCCCGCGCCAGCGCTTCGTGTTCACCCTGTTCGAGGCCGGTGAGATCTGGGTGGCGGATTTCAGCGAGGGCAAGGAGCCGCGCATCACCCGACACCGGGAGGTGGGTCGCCAGCCCTACGATGCCCTGATCACGCCCGACGGGCGCCACTACATCGCCGGCCTGTTCGGCGAGGACGGCATGGCCCTGCTGGACCTGCGCAACCCCGATGCCGGCGTGCAGCGCATCATGGACGGCTACGGCCGCGGCGACGAACCACTGCCGGTGTTCAAGATGCCCCACCTGGAGGGCTGGGCCATGGCGGGCGACTACGCCTTCATGCCGGCGGTGGGCCACCACTCCGTGCTGGTGGTGAACCGGCGCGACTGGAGCGAAGTGGCGCGTATCCCGGTGCATGGTCAGCCCATCTTCGTCATGGCAAGCCCCGACCAGCATGCGGTATGGGTCAACTTCGCCTACCCGGACAATGACACCCTGCAGATCATCGACGTGGACACCCTGGAGATCACCGGCGAACTGAAACCGGGCCCGGCGGTGCTGCACATGGAGTTCACCCCGCGCGGCGAGCACATCTGGGTGTCGGTGCGCGACGCTGACGAGGTGCACATCTACGACGCATACTCCCTGGAGCGGCTCGGGCGCCTGAATGTGGAGAGTCCCAGCGGCATCTTCTTCACCGCCCGCGCCCACCGCATCGGACTGTGAGGCGCGCCCCCGTGGAACTCTCACCCCTGGAGAAGCACCTGCTCAACGACTTCCAGCACCATCTGCCGCTCAGTCCGCGGCCCTATGCGGACATGGCCGCGCAACTGGGGGTCAGCGAGGAGGAAGTCCTCTCCGCCCTTGCGCGGCTTCATGAACAGGGGCTGGTGAGCCGGGTAGGCGCGGTGTTCCGGCCCCACAGTATCGGTGCCAGCACCCTGGCCGCCATGGCGGTGCCGCCGGAGCGGCTCGAGGCGGTGGCCGGGCTCATCAACGGTTACCCGAACGTCAATCACAACTACGAGCGAGAACACGCGTACAACCTGTGGTTCGTGGTGACCGCCAGGGACGAGGACGAACTGTGCGCGGTGCTCGAGGACATGGAGAGCCGCACGGGCATTCCCATCCTCGCCCTGCCGTTGCTCGAGGATTATCACATCGACCTGGGGTTCGACCTGCGATGGACATGAACCGGTTCAGGAACCATCTGCGAGGCATTCGCGGGCGGGTCGGGTCGCTGGACCGCACCGACATCGCGCTGATCGGGGCCATCGAGAAGGGCCTGGCGCTCACGCCCCGGCCCTATGCGGAGATCGCCCGCCGGCTCGGGCTGAGCGAACAGCAGGTGGTGGATCGCCTGGCGGCGTTGCGCGACCGCGGTGTGATCAAGCGTCTGGGCGTGGTGGTGCGCCACCGGGAACTGGGCTACCGGGCCAACGCCATGGTGGTCTGGGACGTGCCGGACGACAGAGTGGCCGAGCTGGGGCCGCGCTTCAGCCGCTATGACTTCGTCACTCTGTGTTACCGGCGGCCCCGCCAGCTGCCGGAATGGCCTTACAACCTGTTCTGCATGATCCACGGCAAGTCCCATGACGAGGTGCGGGCGCGCATCGTGCAACTGGTGCAGGAATGCGGCCTGCGGTCCGTCGACCACGAGGTGCTGTTCAGCCGCCGCCGCTTCAAACAGTGCGGTGCGCGCTATCACGGCAGCGATGCGCCCCGGCCGACGTGCGAGGCGGGCTATGGCACATGAGGCCCCCGCCGGTGCACTGGACGCCCTGGACCGGCAGATCATCAACACGCTGCAGGACGGATTCCCGATCTGCGAGCGGCCCTACGCGCAGGTGGCGGCTCGACTGGGCACCGACGAGCAGACCCTGATCGGGCGTCTCGGGCGCCTGCTGGATGAACGTTTCCTGACCCGCTTCGGTCCCATGTATCAGGCGGAGCGCCTCGGGGGCGCGTTCTCCCTGGTGGCCATGCGCGTGCCTGCCGGAGACTTCGAGCGCGTCGCAGGCATCGTCAACGGATTCACCGAGGTGGCCCACAACTACGAGCGCGAGCACGCGTTCAACATGTGGTTTGTGCTCGCCACCGAGACCCCGCAGGCCATCGCCGAGGTGCTCGAACGCATCGAGCAGGCCAGCGGTTATCCCTGCTACAACATGCCCAAGCTCGAGGAGTATTACGTGAGGCTCAAGTTGCCCGTCTGACCTCATGAACCGCGCGACATCACAACCGACCCCGCCCTCGCGGCCGGATGACGAGGCCCCCATCGACGCCCTGGACCGGGCGTTGATCGTCGCCACCCAGTCCGGCCTGCCATTGGTCCCGGAGCCGTATCATGCGCTGGCCGGGGAGCTGGGCGTCGACGCGCAGGAGGTCATGGACCGGCTGCGCAGCATGCAGGAACGGGGCATCATCCGGCGCATCGCCGCGGTGCCCAACCACTACCGGCTGGGATTCACCCACAACGGCATGAGCGTGTGGAATGTGCCCGACGACCGCATCGGCGAACTGGGCCCCCGGGTGGGGGCCCTGGATTTCGTCAGCCACTGCTATCACCGGCCGAGACATCCGCCGCACTGGCCCTACAACCTGTTCGCCATGGTGCATGCGGACAGCCGCGAGGAGGCCGAGCGCAAGGTGTGCATCATCTCCGAACTGCTGGGGCCGGACGATCTGGGCCACGAGGTGCTGTTCAGCCGGCGCATCCTCAAGAAAACCGGCCTGCGACTGACGGCCTGAGGACAAGACCATGTTTAGAATCAGCCAGTACATGCGCGAACTCCACAGCCTGGTCGAGGGCGCCGACGCGGTCTTGCCGCCCCACCGCCGGCCCCCGGGGCCGGTGGTGATCTGGAATCTCATCCGGCGCTGCAATCTCACCTGCAAGCACTGCTACTCCATCTCGGCGGACAAGGACTTCCCGGGCGAGCTGAGCACGCAGGAGGTGTTCACGGTGATGGACGACCTCAAGGGCTTCGGCGTGCCGGTGCTGATCCTCTCCGGCGGCGAGCCGCTGCTGCGACGGGACATCTTCGAGGTCTCGCAACGCGCCAAGGCCATGGGTTTCTACGTGGGCCTTTCCACCAACGGGACGCTCATCACCCGCGACAACATCGGGCCCATCGCCGAGGTGGGCTACGATTACGTGGGCATCAGCATCGACGGCATCGAGGAGACCCATGATCACTTCCGTCGGCGCAAGGGGGCGTTCGAGGAGTCCATGAACGGCATCCGCCTGTGCCGGGAGAACGGCATCAAGGTGGGCATGCGCTTCACCATCACCATGGACAATGCCCACGAACTTCCCGAACTGCTCGCCCTGATGGAGCGCGAGGACGTGGACAAGTTCTACCTGTCGCATCTGAACTACGCCGGACGCGGCAACCGCAACCGCAAGGACGATGCCTTTCACCAGGTCACCCGCCAGGCCATGGACCTGCTGTTCGACACCTGCTGGCAGGATGTCCGGGCCGGGCGCCACCGGGAGTTCGTCACCGGCAACAACGACGCGGACGGCGTGTACCTGCTGTTCTGGGTGGCGCGCCACTATCCCGAGCATCTTGACTACATGCGCGCCCGGCTCGAGCAGTGGGGCGGCAACTCCAGCGGCGTGAACATCGCCAACATCGACAACCTGGGCAACGTCCACCCGGACACCTTCTGGTGGGACTACAACCTGGGCAATGTGCGCGAGCGCCCCTTCTCAGACATCTGGCAGGACACCCGCGACCCGCTCATGGCGGGGCTCAAGGCCGCGCCCCGGCCGCTCAAGGGGCGCTGCGCCGAATGCGCGTACCGGTCGGTGTGCGGCGGCAACACACGGGTCAGGGCCTGGCAGCTGACCGGCGACCCGTGGCAGGAGGATCCGGCCTGTTACCTCACCGACGAGGAGATCGGCGTCAGCGGCACGGGCGAGCGGCTGCAGATGTTCCCCTACTCGCGCCGCAGCATCCCGGAGAAGTATGACTTTCGATGAAACCGGGCCCCGACCGGGGCCCGAAACCGGCGGATGATACCCGATGCGCAAGCTCCCTCTACGTCACGTTGTTGCCGCGCTGTTGTGCGCGGTGGCTCTCCTGTTGATCTCGTCGCCGGGCCTCTCGGCGGAGGCCAAGCGGCTCTACGAGCAGCACTGTGCCAGTTGTCATTCCGCCGACCGGCTCGGCGGCATGGGCCCCGCGCTGTTGCCGGAGAACCTGCGGCGCCTGCGCCCGGACGCTGCCACCGAGGTGATCGCCGACGGCCGCATTGCCACCCAGATGCCGGGCTTTTCGCACGAACTGGATGCCGAACAGATCAGCCTGCTGGTGGACTTCATCTACGAACCCCTGGCCGAGATGCCCGTCTGGGGGATGGCGGAGATGGACGCCTCCCGGGTGGTGCACCATGAGCGCAGTGAGCTCAGTGATACGCCGCTGTTCGACGCCGATCCCCTGAACCTGTTCATCGTGGTGGAGCTGGGCGACCATCACGCGAGCCTGCTGGACGGCGACAGCCTGGAGGTGCTCACCCGCTTCCCCACCCGCTACGCGCTGCACGGCGGCCCCAAGTACGAGCCCGACGGGCGTTTTGTCTACTTCGCCTCACGCGACGGCTGGATCAGCAAATTCGACGTCTACAACATGAAGACCGTGGCCGAGATCCGCGCCGGCATCAACACCCGCAACGTGGCCGTCTCCGGCGACGGCCGTTATCTGCTGGTGGGCAACTATCTGCCCCACAGCGCCGTGCTGCTGGATGCCGGGGACCTCACCCCCCTGAAGATCCTGGAGGCGCGCGACGCGGAGGGAACCTCGTCGCGGGTCAGCGCCGTCTACACGGCCGCGCCGCGCGAGAGCTTCATCGTCGCGCTCAGGGATGTGGCCGAGGTGTGGGAGATCGGCTACGGGACACCCGGGTTCCCCCTGCGGCGCATCGAACTGGACGACTACCTGGACGACTTCTTCTTCGACCCCGGTTACCGGCACCTGATCGGCGCGGCGCGCAATGCCAACAACGCCCAGGTGGTCAACCTGGACGAGGGGCTCAAGGTGGCCGAACTGGATCTCACCGGCTTGCCGCACCTGGGTTCCGGGATCAGCTGGGAGTACCGCGGCCGTCCGGTGCTCGCAACCCCCAACCTTCGGGAGGGGCAGGTCAGCGTCATCGACATGCAGGAATGGAAGATCATCGAGCGCATCGACACCCTGGGCCCGGGTTTCTTCATGCGCAGCCATGGCGACTCGCCCTATGCCTGGGTGGATGTCTTCTTCGGCCCGAACAGGGACGCGGTGCACATCATCGACAAGAACACCCTGGAGATCGTGCGCACCCTGCGCCCGGCGCCCGGCAAGACCGCCGCGCACGTGGAATACGACCGCCACGGGCGCTACGCCATCCTGAGCATCTGGGACGACGACGGCGCAATCGTGATCTACGACGGCGACACTCTGGAGGAGGTCAAGCGCATTCCCATGAAGCGCCCGTCCGGCAAGTACAACGTCTACAACAAGACGCGCCTCGACCCCGGTACCAGTCATTGAGGAACGACAGGGCCGGAAGGCATGCAGCGGGGTGAAGACCCGATCCGGTCTTCGGCCTCCAACACACAGAAGAAAGACGGTACCCGCTCCAGGGCGCCGGCTCCTGACGCCGCCTTGATCCGGCCCCCGTTTTGCGCCTTAATGAACGCTTCAGTACACCGCACATCCCGGCGCCGCCCCGCGCCGGGATGCCGTGTTTCTCCAACGGCCCCGGATTGATATCAGAACGAGCGAGGCCGTACGGGAACCGGGAGGGGAGGGATCCTGCGCATGACAGTTCCTCTTCGTACTGCCGGGCATCCTGCCCGGGATACCGCCGTATGCAATCTGACGCCCGGCGGCTGCGCCTGATTGGGTGATCGGCTGATGCAGGCTGTCACCCATTACTGCGGCGTCAGTCTATTACACGGTTATGCCCTTTAAAGGACATGAGTCTTAAAGCCAAAAAACTCCGGAAGGCGCTCAGTAAGAGCGCGAAGAAGGGCTTCCGTGGCTACCCAATAGCGACGATCGCCCTCTATGGCCCAGACGACAAAACAGCCACTAAGGTGGTCGCGAGTATCGTTGCTCACGAGGATGCCGAGCCGGATGCGATGAAGAAGTGGTACTCCGACAAGGATCTAAGAAATAATGAATCCATTTTAAGTGGTATAAAGGATTTTCTCGCTGCTCATGGCGCCCGGTCCGTTGTAATGCCTGACCGCATTATCGGTTGTCCTCACGAGGAGGGAGTGGACTACCCAGAAGGACAAGAATGTCCAACCTGCCCTTTTTGGAAAGGCCGGGATCGCTGGACAGGAGAAAGGGTCCATTAAGGTCCCCCTAGACAGAGCATAGCAACCACGTCGAGCCGGCGGCTTACCCTTCCGCTGCGCTACAGGGAAACACGCGGCTCATATGGACGTATGCGGCTGGGGCGAAGGAGCGATCCTGGTGACAAACCA carries:
- a CDS encoding nitrite reductase, whose translation is MRKLPLRHVVAALLCAVALLLISSPGLSAEAKRLYEQHCASCHSADRLGGMGPALLPENLRRLRPDAATEVIADGRIATQMPGFSHELDAEQISLLVDFIYEPLAEMPVWGMAEMDASRVVHHERSELSDTPLFDADPLNLFIVVELGDHHASLLDGDSLEVLTRFPTRYALHGGPKYEPDGRFVYFASRDGWISKFDVYNMKTVAEIRAGINTRNVAVSGDGRYLLVGNYLPHSAVLLDAGDLTPLKILEARDAEGTSSRVSAVYTAAPRESFIVALRDVAEVWEIGYGTPGFPLRRIELDDYLDDFFFDPGYRHLIGAARNANNAQVVNLDEGLKVAELDLTGLPHLGSGISWEYRGRPVLATPNLREGQVSVIDMQEWKIIERIDTLGPGFFMRSHGDSPYAWVDVFFGPNRDAVHIIDKNTLEIVRTLRPAPGKTAAHVEYDRHGRYAILSIWDDDGAIVIYDGDTLEEVKRIPMKRPSGKYNVYNKTRLDPGTSH
- the ahbB gene encoding siroheme decarboxylase subunit beta: MNRFRNHLRGIRGRVGSLDRTDIALIGAIEKGLALTPRPYAEIARRLGLSEQQVVDRLAALRDRGVIKRLGVVVRHRELGYRANAMVVWDVPDDRVAELGPRFSRYDFVTLCYRRPRQLPEWPYNLFCMIHGKSHDEVRARIVQLVQECGLRSVDHEVLFSRRRFKQCGARYHGSDAPRPTCEAGYGT
- a CDS encoding cytochrome D1 domain-containing protein, coding for MRPLERLGRWLTLVLLMALGQAAVAGGEAGQLRGTGDLGVIVERATGSVQIVDTTTRESLARITGLGDLSHASVKYSRDARYAYVFGRDGGLTQLDLLTRRITNRIIQSGNSIGGAISQDGRLLAVANYDPGGVKVFDARTLELVADIPAVDDKGERSKVVGLVDAPRQRFVFTLFEAGEIWVADFSEGKEPRITRHREVGRQPYDALITPDGRHYIAGLFGEDGMALLDLRNPDAGVQRIMDGYGRGDEPLPVFKMPHLEGWAMAGDYAFMPAVGHHSVLVVNRRDWSEVARIPVHGQPIFVMASPDQHAVWVNFAYPDNDTLQIIDVDTLEITGELKPGPAVLHMEFTPRGEHIWVSVRDADEVHIYDAYSLERLGRLNVESPSGIFFTARAHRIGL
- the nirJ gene encoding heme d1 biosynthesis radical SAM protein NirJ; this encodes MFRISQYMRELHSLVEGADAVLPPHRRPPGPVVIWNLIRRCNLTCKHCYSISADKDFPGELSTQEVFTVMDDLKGFGVPVLILSGGEPLLRRDIFEVSQRAKAMGFYVGLSTNGTLITRDNIGPIAEVGYDYVGISIDGIEETHDHFRRRKGAFEESMNGIRLCRENGIKVGMRFTITMDNAHELPELLALMEREDVDKFYLSHLNYAGRGNRNRKDDAFHQVTRQAMDLLFDTCWQDVRAGRHREFVTGNNDADGVYLLFWVARHYPEHLDYMRARLEQWGGNSSGVNIANIDNLGNVHPDTFWWDYNLGNVRERPFSDIWQDTRDPLMAGLKAAPRPLKGRCAECAYRSVCGGNTRVRAWQLTGDPWQEDPACYLTDEEIGVSGTGERLQMFPYSRRSIPEKYDFR
- a CDS encoding Lrp/AsnC family transcriptional regulator codes for the protein MELSPLEKHLLNDFQHHLPLSPRPYADMAAQLGVSEEEVLSALARLHEQGLVSRVGAVFRPHSIGASTLAAMAVPPERLEAVAGLINGYPNVNHNYEREHAYNLWFVVTARDEDELCAVLEDMESRTGIPILALPLLEDYHIDLGFDLRWT
- a CDS encoding Lrp/AsnC family transcriptional regulator, giving the protein MAHEAPAGALDALDRQIINTLQDGFPICERPYAQVAARLGTDEQTLIGRLGRLLDERFLTRFGPMYQAERLGGAFSLVAMRVPAGDFERVAGIVNGFTEVAHNYEREHAFNMWFVLATETPQAIAEVLERIEQASGYPCYNMPKLEEYYVRLKLPV
- the ahbB gene encoding siroheme decarboxylase subunit beta encodes the protein MNRATSQPTPPSRPDDEAPIDALDRALIVATQSGLPLVPEPYHALAGELGVDAQEVMDRLRSMQERGIIRRIAAVPNHYRLGFTHNGMSVWNVPDDRIGELGPRVGALDFVSHCYHRPRHPPHWPYNLFAMVHADSREEAERKVCIISELLGPDDLGHEVLFSRRILKKTGLRLTA